The nucleotide window cagaaaatgtaaccggacgcatttggaacgccaaagcaatcaaatacattgcgcggtacatcgatcggcgcttaatttcataacgtttgactgagtcatttgttattcggtgatagtttcgcacatatctatctcctgtatttgaaaatctgttcACCTTACGTAATTTCTAAaggctttatatatatatacattttctttgataaacgatacgaaaccgtgcaggtgaaaatgtggtaatgactgacgtaggatttacgttgtggatttcacgttgagggcacgttggcgatcaatcaaaccccaacgttgtgtgtttacgttgaaactacgttgtaagaacgtttgttgtatcaaactaacttttgtttttaaatcacgtgaaattcacgtgaaaatcacgtgagtatactaacgttgttcgaacaccagaaaatcacaataatacaacgtcgattttacgttgctttttaaggtggaatccacgtgaaatttacgttatgtaccaacgtgtaaaaaacaaaaaaacacaactgtaacgcaacgttgctttcacgttgtgttttttggttggatccacgtaaatttcacgtaatcttcgcaacatttgtaagacaccaaaatgcaacgtgaaattcacgtaaaatttacgttgtatgacaacgtcgaaagaacaccaaaatctcacaatgacacaacgttggtcttacgttgcgttttttggttggctcaacgtacatttcacgtaaagttcgcaacgttgctaatgacacgaaaaatacacattttcgcaacgtcgtatttacgttgtgtgtttgctgggcaaaggcagtgaaattgacaagaagagcggggtagtagttgcgctaagaaggatagcacgcttttctgtacctctctttgttttaactttctgagcgtgttttttaatccaaacatatcatatctatatgtttttggaatcaggaaccgacaaggaataagatgaaagtgtttttaaattgatttcggaaaaaaaattttgataataatttttatatatttaattttcagagcttgtttttaatccgaatataacatatttatatgtttttggaatcagcaaatgatggagaataagataaacgtaaatttggatcgttttataattttttttttttttttacaattttcagatttttaatgaccaaagtcattaattaatttttaagccaccaagctgaaatgcaataccgaagtccgggcttcgtcgaagattacttgaccaaaatttgaaccaatttggttgaaaaatgagggcgtgacagtgccgcctcaactttcacgaaaagccggatatgacgtcatcaaagacatttatcaaaaaaatgaaaaaaaacgtatggggatttcatacccaggaactctcatgtcaaatttcataaagatcggtccagtagtttagtctgaatcgctctacacacacacacacacagacacacagacacagacacacacacacacgcacatacaccacgaccctcgtttcgattccccctcgatgttaaaatatttagtcaaaacttgactaaatataaaaaggtgaCTAAAACAATCTCTACGAGGGAGCATATAATTATAAATAGTCCAAGgtaacaaacacaaaaccatCGATTCCCACTATTCTAAAATTCAAATCTAATCTACCTTTTCTTCCAACACTCGCAGAccactgacaaacacaaaccCATCGATTTCCCACTGAATTCTTTGATACAGTGGCGAACGCGATCTGCGAAACAAAGACGGTCACCGTGGCAACCTCAAAAATGCTTTGGTAAATTCACATCATCATAAACTCACGACGCTGTTGGCGTCGTGAATTTGGTCAGGAAGTGACGTATATTTCGACGCATGCGCATTGGGACCACAGCGTAAACTCAGGACAGTGTAAACTCACGACGTGACACCGGTCCGTTTCCAATCATGGTCTCGACAATCAagtaatctgtgcatgtgtatgtcaCAGTAGAAACTAGAATTCAGTAGGATCCGGAATCCTACTAGTAGAGACTGGAATCTCAGTTTCTACTAGTagatactggaattccagtctcaactggactttttcaagttcaaactggaattccagtatctactagtagataccGGAATTCCACTTACAACTGGATTTTTTCCAGTTGAAAGTGGAATTCCGATATCTACTAgtagaaactggaattccagtttcaacTAACAGCCAGTTCATGTTGGAATTCAGTTCAAATTGGAATTTCGCGATGGAGATGAATgtagtttcttttttgtttaaaatgaacAGTTGACTACTTTATTGAAAGCAAATCCATTGTTTAAAAAGACCCAACACCACAAACTGCATAGTCAAATCAATGAAAATCACATCAGACAACTTCAGGACATGTTCTTGCATTTCTTGCTGTGCGGGTGGCATTTGGTGCCACATGCAAGTTTGGCATCTTTGCACGGACACCTCTTTGTCATGCACGCGCCTGTGCACGTACAGACGGACCTGGCGACAGCTCCACGGTTTTGCCAACCAGTTGATGACCTGGAGGCTTGAATGAGGGACACTTCCTTAAGAGTCTGTGGGTTTACCACATTGAGATGTGGGAGGACCACACTGCTCATGTCCACAAGCTCCACCCCCCGAAACCAGTTTTTAACAATTCCAGTCGGGCAATACACCCGATAGACAGAATCACCGCCCCTCATCTTTGATTCCAGAATCTTGCAGGTCAAGAGCCGCACGTCAGTGTTGGTCCTGTCGGCACTGTGGATTTTCACTCCGACAGTGTGCCCGTTTTGGAATGATTGGGTCACGTCTTTTACCTTCTTTTGGTACCTCGTGTCTTGACGTCTGGCAGCCTTCAAATAGTTATTTCTGGCAACAAGTCGCTTCTCCTTGTGAGCCGTGTTCCCTTCTTCATTTTGCACTGTTGCAGTGCGTTTCCACAACACAAACTGTCCTACTTCTAATGGTTCATTCATAGGGTTGGCAATTGTAGGCACATGTGTAGGAACGAACACTTCGTCAACAGAAAACACAGCATGAGTGGTTTTAGTCACTTTCACACCATGCACAACGTCAAGATTTGTGTGCTCTGTGCCAGAACAAACGATGACGTTGTCGCTCAAAAGAAGATACTCCTTTCCTCGCTTGTGGCTGGTACAGGTAGTAGATGATGTACTTGGTGAATCCACGTTTTCTACAATGCCGAGAGAAGAACCACCAGCACCtgtgaaacaaacaaattaaaatcgTCTACGCTGGTgtgaaaaccaagaaaggtggtGTAAGGGTTAACCTGTTAACATCTTCAAACTAGTCTTTATAAATTGATAGAAAATATGGCACATTGAAAGTGTGTTGAGGGAAGTGTGAAGAAACTTACCAGTGGCATGCTGCTCAGGAGTGCTGAGAGAAGGTCCGAGAGGATCCTGAAAGTTGACTGCTTCTGAAGAACGGTCAGCACCTGTGAAACAAATAAAATGCAGTTGTATTTGCAACAGACATTTGcagtcattcttcttcttctctgttgGGAAATGTGACATGATAATGTGGCATGTATGTGTACACATTAATCACTGTGTACTAGTGTTTCGACGTTGAAGTGATACaggaagaaattctgaataattCATTGCAAAAACATACACTTGACCCATTTTGACAGGAAAGTTTTTTTTGAAAGTTGACTGCTTCTGAAGAACGGTCAGCACCTGTGAAACAAATGAACTGTAGTTGTATTTGCATCAAATCTGCCATTAATCCCCAGAGTCATTAACCCTTGCCAGTGCACCTCCCGTCTCCTGCATTGTCTATCATTATCAAAATTGTGTTCATCATTAGTTTGTTATGGCTGCAAAAGGGTTAATGTAATGGAATGTTACTCCTATTAATACGACTAATACAGTAATGGGCGTCAACTAGTCCAATGGTTGCATGGCCAATATCTCTAAAACACAAGATTTTTAAAACCAATTCAGATAGAAGCATACCACATACCAGCAGTTGAAGGTCCGGGAGTTGGCAAAGAATTGTTGACTGGCTGCAGAACTGTATCAAAGACCACTTCACTCCACACAGTGATTCTCTCGTCGTCCTCGCAGCTGATGTCACTCTGGCTCCCTGACTGCACAACTGCACTTCTCTGACTCACGGCTGTGTCTTCTTGACTCAGAACTACACGCCCCACATTGTCCAGCCACACTGACTGCACGACTGCACCATCATGATTCAATGACTCAacgactgcaccttcctgactcaatgactcgacgactgcaccttcctgactcaatgactcgacgactgcaccttcctgactcAATGACTCAACGACTGCATCTTCCTCACTCACTGACTGCacgactgcaccttcctgactcaatgactcgacgactgcaccttcctgactcaatgactcgacgactgcaccttcctgactcAATGACTCAATGACTGCATCTTCCTCACTCACTGACTGCACGACTGCACCTTCCTGCCTCATTGTGGGAAGCATAACAAGCAGATCATTTGGCAAATCTTCTTCACGCACAATACCCTGAGCTGCAAATTCCTCCCAAACAGCTTGGTCCGAACGTGGTTTCTGACCAAATACAAGTTCATACGGTGTTGTCCCAGTTGCACTTGAAACTGATGTGTTGATTGAGTGAACCACAGACTTTAATCCCCTGCTCCATTGTGGGCCATTGGTATCCATCCATTTGCCTAGTTTCAATTGTAGGTCTCCGTTCCCCCTCTCAATGCACCCTGCACACAGTGAAGCAATCCCAGTTGGATACTGTCACCTTAAATAGAGGCCTTTTCAAGCCTAGGCCACTGCACTATGTCTGTAGCCCATATTTCAGGTTGTAAAGCTGATTTATAAAGCTGCTAGAGCAGTTTTAATTTGAGAAGTCGAGTGTATCATTCATCGAAAGGTTCATGGTACTGTCACAGTACCATTAAAGGGGTATGAAAGACCTAAACCGGAAGTAGAATTCCTTGAACGGCAGCTGATACATTACTCTATGAACTCTCATTATCCAGAAAATTAAGCCTGAAAGCCTGGTATTCGCTGAGAAACATCGGAAAAcgcaaaatcaaaataaacaatCCTTATCCGGAAGTGGTAAAAAAACAACGTTTTATTATCAAAAGGGAAGTGTGGCTTCGCGTCGGACATTGAGTTGGAATCTTCCAGGCTTCTCCCATCACATGGGATGATAAGATTCAGCCTTTAGGACCACTTCCGGATAATAATTGTTTAATTTGATTTTGAGTTTTCCGATGTTTCTGAAGTAATACTGGACTTACAGGCTTGAAACTTTGGATAATGAGAGTTGATAAGGTAATGTATCAGCTGCCGTTCAAAGATTTCTACTTCCGGTTTAGGTCTTTCATACCCCTTTAAGTGCCATGACCATTTCGACCATTTGGTATCAATTGAACCGTTATGGTGTGTAGTTTTTGAAAAGTGATGTAGTTGCAGCACTTTAGTACAACATGCCAAATGAACCCCTTGTTGCCCCAAAACGTCAAAATTTTGAAAAGTTCACTCATTCCCCTAATTTTTAAAAATGGCACTGTGTATTTCACTTTAAATGCAGTTAGACAGGCTTAGGAGATCAAACAGACCCAAATCGGTAACGTTGGATAACATATCgttaattttgaagaaaaaataagttggaaaaatgaaaaatggcaTTTTTTCCATATTTCACAGACAAGAGGTTAATTTGGACTTTTATGTAAAATTGAGGCACACCAAAATCACTTTTCAAATTTTACACCCCCAGACGGTTAAAATAACATCTATTTATCCATGTTAATCCATAGTTTGACTGATGTGATGAGAACGTTTTACCAAATATTGCTCAAATtccataattttttttaatacttttgaTATATTCCCAGTCTTAATAACGCAATCCCTTCTCAAAATGCCTTAAAATACATCTGTAAAGGTCAAGGAAGTCAAACAGATTcataatatgtttttaaattaaaattCAAAGTGCCGTTTTCCAAAACTAGGGGAATGAGTGAAAACTTCAAAGTTTCCTGGTTTTGGTAACAAGGGGTTAATCTAGCATGTTGTACTAAAGTGCTGCAACTGCGACATTAGTTTTCAAAACCTGGACATCATAGCGGTTCAGTTCATACCCATTTTAGCTTGTTATACcgccagtaaaaaaaaaaatcacaatcacaatcaccACTATGGAAATTTTAGATTAGACCTATTGCGTTAAATTTCGGTTTCATATTCCATGTTACCACAGGTAGGTCTGCCTCATTAACCCTTTCACTGCCGGGGTGTTTCAATTCAATGTCagtaaaatgtgaaaaatgatCCGATTACGAAAAAAGCTGAATGTTTATCTTTTGACAGATGCAACAGACAAAACATGTTACCACCGGTAGGTCTGCCTCATTAACCCTTTCACTGCCGGGGTGTTTCAATGCATGGTCACTCTTCGACAAGAATGTTTTCTCTAACTGGCTAGagtgcaggacgggtatacccgtcttgTAGGCACTGTAAgggttaattttcatttctgaaaaaaatacaaataaaaacgaACACTTACCCTGACTTTCAGGATGTCTTGGGCGTCCATGGATGATCACTGTTCCAGGCCACAGATCACACACTTCACGTATCACGTTCGCCGTGAATTCTCTGCCATTGTCACTCTGCAGGAGGCGTGGTGGTCCAAAGGTGCAGAATTGGTCGAACAGATGACCTGCTACCTCTGCTGCAGTCT belongs to Littorina saxatilis isolate snail1 unplaced genomic scaffold, US_GU_Lsax_2.0 scaffold_403, whole genome shotgun sequence and includes:
- the LOC138957248 gene encoding uncharacterized protein is translated as MESESEDQKTLFYSLLEAHIRSLDDSKRECFCIAQEKYTKIVKALQLNKGQQCPEGAKFKYRCAKHYKLQVVGARTMLCCQKTNCPVVTREELFATIARCHVHVGHGGRDKTWAEIKANYAGVHHSAVSVFLKTCPSCRQRQVVKSLPSGKAMINLSFLLRVQIDLIDFRSRPDRDFKWILHARDCFSKFSWAYPLESKTAAEVAGHLFDQFCTFGPPRLLQSDNGREFTANVIREVCDLWPGTVIIHGRPRHPESQGCIERGNGDLQLKLGKWMDTNGPQWSRGLKSVVHSINTSVSSATGTTPYELVFGQKPRSDQAVWEEFAAQGIVREEDLPNDLLVMLPTMRQEGAVVQSVSEEDAVIESLSQEGAVVESLSQEGAVVESLSQEGAVVQSVSEEDAVVESLSQEGAVVESLSQEGAVVESLSQEGAVVESLNHDGAVVQSVWLDNVGRVVLSQEDTAVSQRSAVVQSGSQSDISCEDDERITVWSEVVFDTVLQPVNNSLPTPGPSTAGADRSSEAVNFQDPLGPSLSTPEQHATGAGGSSLGIVENVDSPSTSSTTCTSHKRGKEYLLLSDNVIVCSGTEHTNLDVVHGVKVTKTTHAVFSVDEVFVPTHVPTIANPMNEPLEVGQFVLWKRTATVQNEEGNTAHKEKRLVARNNYLKAARRQDTRYQKKVKDVTQSFQNGHTVGVKIHSADRTNTDVRLLTCKILESKMRGGDSVYRVYCPTGIVKNWFRGVELVDMSSVVLPHLNVVNPQTLKEVSLIQASRSSTGWQNRGAVARSVCTCTGACMTKRCPCKDAKLACGTKCHPHSKKCKNMS